From a single Fusobacterium ulcerans ATCC 49185 genomic region:
- the atpC gene encoding ATP synthase F1 subunit epsilon has product MATFKVKVVNYQEKVLEQEAEFLLVRTTEGEMGILPNHSPFVAGLAIGEMKIRLNGEEKCYFVSGGFLEISNNIVTVLADEAMPCEMIDLERARKEAEEAKAKLDKLKEDKDILLTEKNLNEALVKVRLAEKLL; this is encoded by the coding sequence ATGGCTACTTTTAAAGTTAAAGTTGTAAATTATCAAGAAAAAGTTTTGGAACAGGAAGCAGAGTTTCTTTTGGTAAGAACTACTGAAGGAGAAATGGGAATCCTTCCCAATCATTCACCTTTTGTTGCAGGGCTTGCTATTGGTGAAATGAAAATCAGACTCAATGGTGAAGAAAAATGTTACTTTGTTTCAGGAGGATTTCTAGAAATATCTAATAATATTGTAACTGTGCTAGCTGATGAAGCTATGCCGTGTGAAATGATAGACTTAGAAAGAGCTAGAAAAGAGGCTGAAGAAGCTAAGGCTAAATTAGATAAATTAAAAGAAGATAAAGATATTCTTCTAACTGAAAAGAATTTAAATGAAGCTTTAGTAAAAGTTCGTTTAGCTGAAAAATTATTATAA
- a CDS encoding molecular chaperone — MKKLMSIVFMFLMVTVSSFAFFRTSVAPGIFEMNLDRSATEEIILVNNSNEPIRVKVYPGKDENIKDEEYLGDWLRIYPRTMTLEGNSERRIKFSVRAPKEKPDGEYRGLIYIEELPEVVEGQSTLTLAGRHGLTVYGTKGKVEYDIVVSNVKVVDNELTMNIKNNGKYSLRPEVKINDLSAKGKKIGEMEEKTGRILKGNTASIKIELKDLKGEAAEINVAGKGKVLYSETVKLK; from the coding sequence ATGAAAAAATTAATGAGTATTGTATTTATGTTTTTGATGGTAACTGTAAGTAGTTTTGCATTCTTCAGAACTTCGGTAGCACCAGGAATATTTGAAATGAATCTGGATAGATCAGCTACTGAGGAAATAATACTTGTAAATAATTCAAATGAACCTATCAGAGTAAAAGTTTATCCAGGAAAAGATGAAAATATTAAAGATGAAGAGTATCTTGGAGACTGGCTGAGAATATATCCAAGAACTATGACTCTGGAAGGAAATTCAGAAAGAAGAATAAAGTTTTCTGTAAGAGCTCCTAAAGAAAAACCAGATGGAGAATACAGAGGACTGATATATATAGAGGAACTGCCTGAAGTGGTGGAGGGGCAAAGTACATTGACTTTAGCTGGAAGACATGGGCTTACAGTGTATGGGACTAAAGGAAAAGTAGAATATGATATAGTTGTTTCAAATGTAAAAGTTGTAGATAATGAACTTACAATGAATATTAAAAATAACGGGAAATACAGCTTAAGACCAGAGGTTAAAATAAACGATCTTTCTGCTAAAGGGAAAAAGATAGGAGAAATGGAAGAAAAAACTGGAAGAATTTTAAAAGGAAATACAGCATCAATAAAAATAGAACTTAAAGATTTAAAAGGTGAAGCTGCAGAAATAAATGTAGCTGGAAAAGGTAAGGTACTTTATAGTGAGACTGTAAAGTTAAAATAA